Genomic window (Vitis riparia cultivar Riparia Gloire de Montpellier isolate 1030 chromosome 4, EGFV_Vit.rip_1.0, whole genome shotgun sequence):
TGTGGCTTGTGAAGGCAAGCAGGATATAATGAAACAGAATGACAGGTGAGTTTAGGAACAGATGGTGGGAAAGGGAAGCCATATCTTAGAAAGTGAAACAGAATTGCTCTGTTGAAAGGGCTATAAAATCTGGAACATAGACAGTTGTGAAAGGCACGCGTGCTTGTGCTTCCCAAGCTATAGTGCTTGAAGAAGTGTGCTTCTTGTTAGAGAGGTGCTCCATctacttcatttttctttttttttaaacaattttgttttatttttccttttcaaatatttttaaaccatttttattcttattaaacTTTTTGTTGCCTGGATGGGGGTTTggatttatttatatcttataatattgcTATGTATTTTTAGTTGCATTCACCTTGCTAAGGCGTCTGCCGTATTGCACTTGCACTTGAAATCTAGCACCTTGCATTCCACTAATGATCCCGGAGACTTCACTTGGTCTCGGCACATAAATCGAAGTCTATTTCATCTCAAAAGGTGGTGCTTGTTTtgttacttaattctaaataaaaccttaatgcttaatagtgttaaatattaagttgtttgtttttatgatattttatttctattaagtattaaaaagtaaagaaaaactaatatgttattttttctatttagaaaaagctacatattttggctttttctatttaataaaaagtttgtaataagttatgaaaaaatagaaaaacaaacaacctaaattctaaaaacaaattactttcagcaaaaaaccaaaaaaacaaataccacctgaGTCGTTTACATGAGTTCACTGCCAAAAGCAAATATACATCCCATAGATTACAACTTGCTCAAATCATAATTTATGGTCTGCATGTTCCTTTTGCAGCTAGAAAAATGACTTCCTAACGCCCAATTGGCAATTGGGAAATCACTGACATCTGGTGACCTATTTAATGCTTTTCCTCAAGCTGCTTTGGTTGCCTTTATAAAACAAACTACCAGTCTATCATCACTAGAGCTAACAAAGCTTACCTTTGTATCATGTTGTAAGCATATTTCACGAAACAACATAGTAACCATGAAAAAAAGGACTAGAGGAACTATGGAAAATATCAATATGAGTTCCTGAAGAATTTTGGTCAAATAATGCTTTCAAGTTTCGAGTTGCTACCTTGAAAGAGAGAGCCAAATGCAGCCAGAAATCATGGAGTACTTCATCTACACAAAATGAATTACactgaaaaaaacaaaatcatagaGGAGGTTTAAAACACATGGTATGACTTTTAGAGATGCCGGCCAATAGATTAGAATGGATCATTTGGGTTCCAAATTCATGTTAACCCATGTAAACTACAAAAAGCCCCTGCTGACTAACTCAAATAGATACTGAAGCAAACAAATTCTGCTTCAAAACCAGGTTTTCAACCAGATATATGGCAAATCAAAGTATCATCCAAAGCTACAATTCAATcagtaaaaaaattgattatgaaTGATTCAAGATGTTTATTGCGCTTAGCATCAATAAACTTGCTTAACACCTCATTTCTCTTCTGCAGCAGTAGTTATTAATGAGGACAAGCCGGGTCACCGAGGCACTTCATCCATCATGTTCATGTCCTGTATTCCCTGGGTGGGAGAGAGAGCATATGCTGTCAATTTGAGTTTCATCCACTTTCTTACTGCTTATTTGATGTGAATTCTTTGCTTAGGCCATTAAAGAATGATCTCACCTTAGCAACATCACCCTCATCCTCATAATCCTCTTTGCATGTAATGGCAAAAGAGACTAGCCTTTCAAGTCCTGTTAAGTGGTGGATGTAGTGAACCAATGCTCCACAAATATTAACTCTGAACCAGTTCACCCCTCATTGTGTTTACCTCCATTCCCTGTTGCCATTTTTCTCCCAGTTTGAACTCATGAACAATTTCTTTCAAGTCTGCAAGATTACAACCAGGCATTTGTTTAATACCTCTTTCCTTCACCATCTTTTTCACCCTAGCAACATCCTCCCATCGGCCTGCCACAGCATAGACATTAAGTAACAATCTGTAGTATGAGATATTTTGGGGCTCCGATTCAATCAAGTAAGTTGCAATTCTTTCTCCCAAAAACACTTCTCCTTGGAAACGACAAGAACTAAGCAAACCAGCCCAGAACGATGATTCCCATGACAAATCCTCATCCTCCTCGGGCATGCTCCTTAAGATTTCCTCGGCCTCTTGAACTAGCCCAACTCCAGCAAAGAGATTAGCCATGCACCAATAATGTGCAAAATTGGGTTTTATGTGAAATGTATTAATCATTTGGCTGTAGTAACTTCTTCCCTCAGCCAACAGTCCTTCACGAGCACAAGCACATAAAACACCAATGAAAGTAATTTCATCTGGGATAAGTCCTTGCCCTTCAATTCTCTTTATACCCTTGTCCAGGTTGATCTCTCCATCTTCTGATCGTATCCCATCCACCATTTCTTCAAATAGTTTAAGTCCATCTTCAGCATTTCCATGAATGCAATGCCCCAAAATCATTGCATTCCAGCAAACCAAATTCCTCTTTGTCATCCTGTCATAAACTACACGAGCTACATCCACCCTTTCACATTTACTGTACATATCAATCAGAGCAGTGTCTAGAATTAAACTCGACTTCAAGAAGGTCCTGATAAGAACCCCGTGAATGGATCTTCCTTCCTTCAGTCTCGCAGACCGACAGCACGCAGTAAGCACACTCACCATAGTCGTTTCACCCCCTCTCAATCCTGCATTGGCCATTTCTCTGAATAACTTCAATGCACATCCAGGGTTCCCACCTTTCAAATAACCGCCCATCATTATATTCCAAGAAACCGCATTTCTCTCAGGCATTGCGTCAAATAACCTGTGTGCAAGAACCAAATGACCAAGTTTCGCATACGCATCTATAATCGAATTCCAAGACACCAAATCCCTCTTAGACATTTCACCAAACACCTTCTCAGCGCATTCAACAACCCCACAACAACCATACATGTGAACCATTGAGTTCTGTACATCCAATACATTGTCAACACCATTCTTAATAGCTTGCCCATGAAGCTTCTCTCCATATTCAACACAACCCATCTTCCGACAACAACTAAACAGTGGAGGGAAAGTGAAACTATTGCACATAAATCCGTTTCTCAGCGTTTCGAAATAGAATACCAGAGCTTGATGAGCCACAGAACTAATGGAGTAAGCCTTGATTACAGCATTGACACAAACGGTATCGGGTGAATCGATGCTGCGGAAAATCAAGATAGTGTAATTGACATCGGCGTAATCTGCAGAGACCTTCAAAACTTTGCTGGCAACAAAGGGTTTGCGAAAGAGACCAGAAATGATTAAATAGGCTTGGATTTGAGAGAGCTGTCTCATGTTCCGACATGTCTTGAGGAGGGCAAGGCAAGAATTGGAGCGAGAGATTTTTCTACCTTCAGTAGAAGagcaaaacaaagaagaagagatgTTGGGTTTGGAGGAGACCATCGTGGGATGAGAGAGAATGGAACTTCTGAAGCGAAAGAGTTCTCGAATGGAGATTCTTGCCATTCATATGTAACTGGGTTTTGATTGATTCTTGTATTCGATTCGATTTCCGCCATCGAAGCTCATTCCGCTCTGTCGCCTCCCACTATCTGCCCGGTCTTTCAAGTCTTGCTCCGAAGACGCAAGGCTGGAAACGACGTCGTTGAGGACAATTAACGCTGTCCTAAAGTCTTAACTAAAAACGACGCCGTTTGGACTCTCTTTGTGATTTATCCGTCGACCAGGCAGCAAAACCCTACcaaggaaataaacaaaacaagaaatgaAATGGTGAGAGTGAGCAGGGTGCTTCTGAGAGATGCCAGGGTTGGAATCAACAAGACTCTCTCTGAGATACTTGTTTGCCCACTATCCAAGCAACCATTAAGGTCGGTTATTTTCAGAAAAGCCCTAAActctttttcacaattttttttttttaaataaaataaataaggacttttttttttttttttttttttttttttttttttttatcgcaGAGTATGCGAGGAATCAGGTTCTTTGATCAGTGATGCCATTGGCGTTTCTTATCCTGTGAGTTTTAATTCTTAAATCTCTTTAGTTTCACTTCAATTTCAATTGCAATTTTGTTATGTATATGtattgaaattgagaaaatataggTATGCATGTATCTTCAATGTTTTTGCTTCTAATGTATGACTGAAATGTTTCAGATATGGGTTTCTCGTCTGAATTGGCTTGGTCGAATAATTTATCCTTATATTTGGTTATGGTGTTTTGGGATgtgaagtttttattttctgtaaGTGACATAAGGCTATGAAAAATCCATGTTCCCAAGTTGTGCAAATTTTGCTAGAATTGCCTTCAATTTCGAATACTTAGGCTGTCTTTGGACCATGAAAGTGCTTTTAGAGGAAGAAAACTAAAAGCTCATATTTGTTTTACTGCTGAGAACaggaagaaaaatcaaatatgataaatattagTTAGAAACTAATGCATTTTCCAATTCTTTGTTCTTTatataagagagaaaaaaataagagaaataaactTGGAGAAACATTTgatcataaattattaaatttttaaaacatttctattttcaattttatgttGATCTTTCTTTGCTCTTGCtttcctctttgttttctttccattttacTTTCCTTCAAAAGTTTTGCGATCCAATTAGAaccttaggctatgtttggttccttgaaagttgtaagaaaaaaatgttgagaaaaatgattttcatataCTTAAATGCCATGAAAAAAGGTGGGGAAAAAAATCACTAGGAAAAGAGGAGGGAAAATGCTAAAAGATTTTCCTTcccatttttcttaaaaaatgtgaggaaagTTCGATCCCTCAACTTTTCTTTGGATAATCAaacaagagattttttttttttttttaaccattttctttctttatagtTTTTCTCCCTATTTTCTTTGCCTTGAATTTTCTAGGAACCCAACATAGCCTGAACGAATTGTTTAACTTTTCTTTGAGCTATGCTGATGATATAAACCACATTCCTTAAGTGCTGCTGATGCATTGTGGTGTGAGGGGAGAGCTACTCTTACCCTTACCAATGGGGATGAGTCCTTCAAGGTGTattcaagaaaaagaaggaaggGTCACAAAGTGGGGTCTTTCTCTACCAAGGTATCAAATAAACCCCTATGTAAAAACAAATGCCAACACTCCTCATCTTGTGAATGGGGGAGATACTAATCAGCAATCATCGAGTGCGGCTAAGGGACAGTTTACTAAAGGAAAACTCCCATGGATGTTGCTAAAAAAGGGTTAGTACAACTCCATTATACTATTAGTGTGGGAGACATAGTCATTATGTTGTTGTCTGTCTAAGTAAAGGGCTACATTTCTATATTGAAGAATCAAAACCTGAACCCAAAGTTAATCCAAAGGAAGCTGAGAGCCATAAAAAAGAGCAACTAGAAGAAGAAGGTGATTATTATGATGCTTTAACTGAAGGTCATAGCGATGTAATGCAACATCTATTGTTTGCTCTAatagaaaaagaggaagaagttgACAACAAACTAACATCTTCCACACTTGTGTTTTTTGCCAAGGAACATTATGCTCCTTAACTATTGATGGGGGAAGTAGTTCAAATATAGCTTTATAAGAACTTGTTCAAAAgcttaatatgaaataaaatccaTATTGAGTAGCATGAGTGGATGATACATTTGTTTTGGTAAGCTTTCGTTGTTTGGTTACATTCCTTGTTATGCCAATAAAAGTTGCCCATATCTTGCTTGGAAGATAGTGGCTTTTTGATCAAAGAGTGCAAGATGATGACTCCCCATATGCTTAAACTCTTGAGCACAACAAACATAAGAAGATTCTCCATCCAATGAAGGAAGTTCTACCAATTAAGAAGTGATA
Coding sequences:
- the LOC117912961 gene encoding pentatricopeptide repeat-containing protein At3g51320; translation: MARISIRELFRFRSSILSHPTMVSSKPNISSSLFCSSTEGRKISRSNSCLALLKTCRNMRQLSQIQAYLIISGLFRKPFVASKVLKVSADYADVNYTILIFRSIDSPDTVCVNAVIKAYSISSVAHQALVFYFETLRNGFMCNSFTFPPLFSCCRKMGCVEYGEKLHGQAIKNGVDNVLDVQNSMVHMYGCCGVVECAEKVFGEMSKRDLVSWNSIIDAYAKLGHLVLAHRLFDAMPERNAVSWNIMMGGYLKGGNPGCALKLFREMANAGLRGGETTMVSVLTACCRSARLKEGRSIHGVLIRTFLKSSLILDTALIDMYSKCERVDVARVVYDRMTKRNLVCWNAMILGHCIHGNAEDGLKLFEEMVDGIRSEDGEINLDKGIKRIEGQGLIPDEITFIGVLCACAREGLLAEGRSYYSQMINTFHIKPNFAHYWCMANLFAGVGLVQEAEEILRSMPEEDEDLSWESSFWAGLLSSCRFQGEVFLGERIATYLIESEPQNISYYRLLLNVYAVAGRWEDVARVKKMVKERGIKQMPGCNLADLKEIVHEFKLGEKWQQGMEVNTMRGELVQS